Proteins encoded within one genomic window of Pristis pectinata isolate sPriPec2 chromosome 5, sPriPec2.1.pri, whole genome shotgun sequence:
- the LOC127570986 gene encoding nucleotide-binding oligomerization domain-containing protein 1-like — translation MEQTMALNNGLPRTLIFSQYIGLELVNGIKNTDCILDNLLHSSYFTSEDAEFIQQSVTRHEKVRKTLDIIMAKGEECAQYFVFILHSAKEIYSDVQPWLQEIHYSPPAHFLRKPVLITDSVCQYIEKLRGALQQDTRFISLYTQKEDILFDDIYTETLMELINAVNETIGTISHLEDLFSDGGIINKDVETVFVTGDAGVGKTILLQRLQNLWSKGELCADIKFFFKFRCRLFNSFKEEDKISLRDLLFKYNCYPDKDTDEIFSYIRQHPTTVLFTLDGFDEINVDSDLNDIPDVSSPFEPTHPIALLLNLLRGKLLKGSKKLLTARTGTNLPLRMVRKRVTLKGFSKEHLLGYLKRFFKDKADQTLVLTQLEANPHLCSLCTVPLFCWIIFKCYEHFQFTNSSQRLSHTITLTDIYLVMVEVFLNHNSQDNLHRSSDRSQLNVFRKRKEALMRIGKLALKGAENNDFELSQEKVEAAKICEEDLQLGFIKTASQYNGCGNQSTYEYIHLTIQSFFAAFSLLLDDEISPQEFLALFNYGSASTSSTSTIKKLVLVFLSPKKRSSKNVLKLFSESLQFIMLFLCGLLSDNNIDLMQSLASPVAVKKKKAVLTSYLFSSMKMHLQSLPRLDLEDGCRVHVLPRFIWLIRYIFEMQNEAASRMAAKYISADYIKLNYCNVSSVDCSALAFILQHIQKPLALEMDNNNINDYGVNQLTSCFSQLKVLRLSVNQITDHGVHILVEELKKYQQIRVLGLYKNCISDVGARDVADLIEVCPSLIHLKMGKNMITHIGGTYLAKAIQKSRTIEDVGFWGNQLGDRGAEAFAEALRDHHSLKNLSLVANLISSKGSQHLAKALGENKSLKIFWLTQNELDDEAAESFGEMLKVNVSLEKLWLNENKITSRGAEHLFQSLKGNTTIDEICLKDNQILPDDVQHLVKDKRIVI, via the exons ATGGAGCAGACTATGGCTCTTAACAACGGGCTTCCTCGTACCTTGATCTTCTCACAGTACATCGGGTTGGAGCTTGTCAATGGAATTAAAAACACTGATTGCATCCTGGATAACTTGCTACATTCTAGTTATTTCACATCTGAAGATGCAGAGTTCATACAGCAGAGTGTTACTCGGCATGAAAAG gtgCGTAAAACGCTGGATATCATAATGGCTAAAGGAGAAGAATGTGCACAGTACTTtgtatttattctgcattctgccaaAGAAATTTACTCTGATGTTCAACCTTGGCTGCAAGAAATTCATTACAGCCCACCAGCTCATTTTCTGAGAAAACCAGTGCTGATTACAGATTCAG TCTGTCAGTATATTGAGAAGCTCCGAGGTGCATTGCAACAAGATACTAGGTTCATTTCATTGTACACCCAAAAGGAGGATATTCTGTTTGATGACATTTACACTGAGACTCTTATGGAGTTAATCAATGCAGTCAATGAAACCATAGGAACCATCTCCCACTTGGAGGATTTGTTCAGTGACGGTGGAATCATTAACAAAGATGTAGAAACTGTGTTTGTAACTGGTGATGCTGGAGTGGGAAAGACTATACTCCTACAGAGACTTCAGAACTTGTGGTCAAAGGGTGAGCTCTGTGCTGACATTAAGTTCTTCTTCAAGTTTAGATGCAGACTGTTCAACAGCTTTAAGGAGGAAGACAAGATCTCTCTGCGAGATCTTCTGTTCAAGTACAACTGTTACCCTGATAAGGACACTGATGAGATATTCAGTTACATCCGACAACATCCAACCACTGTTCTCTTCACGCTGGATGGGTTTGATGAAATTAATGTGGACAGTGACCTTAATGATATCCCCGATGTCTCATCACCCTTTGAGCCCACGCACCCAATAGCCCTGCTGTTGAACCTTCTCCGAGGAAAGTTATTAAAAGGTTCCAAAAAATTGTTGACAGCGAGGACAGGCACAAACTTACCATTGAGGATGGTGAGAAAGAGAGTGACGCTGAAGGGCTTTTCCAAGGAACATTTGCTGGGTTATTTGAAGAGGTTTTTCAAAGACAAGGCTGATCAAACTTTGGTTCTGACCCAGCTGGAGGCAAACCCTCACCTGTGCAGTCTATGTACAGTACCATTGTTTTGTTGGATTATATTTAAATGCTATGAACACTTTCAGTTCACAAATAGTTCCCAGCGATTGTCACATACAATTACACTGACTGATATCTACCTGGTTATGGTTGAGGTTTTTCTTAACCATAATTCCCAGGACAATCTACACAGGAGTAGTGACAGAAGCCAGCTAAATGTGTTCAGAAAGAGGAAAGAAGCTCTAATGCGGATCGGTAAATTAGCCTTAAAAGGCGCCGAGAACAATGATTTTGAGCTCAGCCAGGAGAAAGTTGAAGCAGCAAAGATTTGTGAAGAGGATTTACAGTTAGGTTTCATCAAAACTGCAAGTCAATATAATGGATGTGGGAACCAATCAACATATGAATATATTCACTTAACCATTCAGTCAttttttgctgcattttcatTACTTCTAGATGATGAAATCAGTCCACAGGAGTTTCTGGCATTGTTTAACTATGGCAGTGCATCAACATCCTCAACTAGCACTATCAAAAAATTGGTTTTAGTCTTCCTGAGCCCTAAGAAGCGTTCATCCAAAAATGTCCTCAAGCTGTTCAGTGAATCTCTGCAGTTTATCATGCTGTTCCTTTGTGGCTTGTTGTCTGACAATAATATTGATCTCATGCAAAGCCTTGCATCTCCTGTAGCTGTTAAGAAAAAAAAGGCAGTACTAACATCCTACCTGTTCAGCAGCATGAAAATGCATTTGCAAAGTCTTCCTCGGCTGGACCTTGAAGATGGCTGCAGGGTACACGTACTACCACGTTTCATATGGTTGATACGCTATATATTTGAAATGCAGAATGAAGCAGCATCCAGAATGGCAGCCAAATATATCAGTGCTGACTATATAAAGCTGAACTATTGCAATGTTTCTTCCGTGGATTGTAGTGCTCTTGCATTCATCTTGCAGCATATTCAGAAACCCCTGGCATTAGAGATGGACAACAATAACATCAATGATTATGGTGTGAACCAACTGACCTCCTGTTTTAGTCAGCTGAAGGTCCTCAG GTTGAGTGTGAATCAAATCACAGATCATGGTGTACATATCTTGGTGGAAGAACTCAAGAAGTATCAGCAGATCAGAGTACTTGG ACTTTACAAAAATTGCATAAGTGATGTTGGTGCGAGGGATGTTGCCGATCTGATTGAAGTTTGTCCCAGTCTCATTCATTTGAA AATGGGAAAAAATATGATTACCCATATAGGAGGAACTTACCTGGCTAAAGCAATACAAAAAAGCAGAACTATAGAAGACGTGGG GTTCTGGGGAAACCAGTTAGGAGACAGAGGAGCTGAAGCCTTTGCAGAAGCACTAAGAGATCACCACAGTTTGAAAAATCTAAG TCTTGTAGCAAACCTGATTTCATCAAAGGGCAGCCAACACTTGGCCAAGGCACTCGGTGAGAATAAGTCACTGAAGATATTCTG GTTGACACAAAATGAGTTGgacgatgaagcagctgaaagctTTGGTGAAATGCTGAAAGTAAATGTCTCTTTGGAAAAGTTATG GTTGAATGAAAACAAGATAACATCCAGAGGAGCTGAACATCTCTTCCAGTCGCTCAAAGGAAATACAACAATAGATGAGATTTG